From a single Loigolactobacillus coryniformis subsp. coryniformis KCTC 3167 = DSM 20001 genomic region:
- a CDS encoding PepSY domain-containing protein has translation MKFKRLWPLFLVLLLLSGCGIVQPNTAKKAAAPYRQDPSQGIFTAKVSGKQVARLVHKELPHAQLLQISLTKHGRFYQYHVQARQHQRYYHLAVNAMQPIITKKTHTKLTKQNAERATLNLNGLKSLTTIKQIAISEINDGHIVGYTLARQRQITYYELLIHSRAHHTVRMRIDAKRGNILERQQVDE, from the coding sequence GTGAAATTCAAACGTTTATGGCCGCTGTTTTTAGTTTTACTGCTACTCAGCGGTTGCGGTATCGTCCAACCTAACACCGCTAAAAAAGCGGCAGCACCTTATCGCCAAGATCCTAGTCAGGGGATCTTCACCGCCAAAGTTTCTGGCAAACAAGTCGCGCGGCTAGTTCACAAAGAACTTCCCCACGCCCAGTTGTTACAAATTAGTTTGACCAAGCATGGACGCTTTTATCAGTACCACGTCCAAGCACGACAGCATCAGCGCTATTACCACTTAGCGGTCAACGCAATGCAGCCGATCATCACCAAGAAAACACACACTAAATTGACCAAGCAAAACGCTGAACGCGCAACACTCAACTTAAACGGCTTGAAATCATTGACTACGATCAAGCAGATCGCTATTAGTGAGATCAACGATGGTCACATTGTTGGTTATACTTTAGCCCGCCAACGGCAGATCACCTATTATGAACTGCTGATTCATAGTCGCGCGCACCATACAGTACGTATGCGTATCGATGCTAAACGAGGCAACATTTTAGAACGGCAACAAGTTGACGAATGA
- a CDS encoding monovalent cation:proton antiporter family protein → MVQLSLLIVLLAALMTPLVMARFKISVVPTAVAEIIVGIILGKSLLNWVSLTASLNQLSTLGVIILIFLSGMEIDFDLFKPQKSLNGAPPAKWSPLKLAISSYASILLVAGLLGWLLQLTGLFSDILLATILFSTVALGVVIAALTEKELLSKALGQTILLTAALGEIIPLLALTAYAALNGGHSARLWLVLLIFLAAIILLMRFRSIYRFFAKIDKTTTQLDIRLAFFLIFTLVTIAEQVGAENILGAFLAGIVMKLLQPSKVTRDKLTSIGYGFFIPIFFITTGAKLNLRTLLADRDSLILIPIFFICFLLAKAVPVLIFRQRFTMKNAIASGFLTSTTITLVLPTLQVAQNLHVITTQQSGAFVLAAVLTCIFSPIIFNQLYQPEKEDLVKTRVTFIGTNILTIPVAQRLSQGWYDIRMLTDQPKNYRTYNSEANNVTLLPDLTEATLQKADAFTTDILVLGHLDHDVNVRLATTAIKQQVPRVIARFEARDVADDRYDVLAEQGVEIYNSFDINISMLREMIESPSTLKLLTDNDAGLYEVTVHNRRFAGRELQSLPFIENITISRIYRNGHFIAPHGDTFIEQDDHLIFTGDKSAVPEIRRLLGIRN, encoded by the coding sequence ATGGTCCAATTATCATTATTGATCGTTTTATTGGCGGCGCTAATGACGCCACTAGTCATGGCACGTTTTAAAATTTCTGTCGTCCCGACTGCGGTTGCCGAAATTATCGTCGGTATTATTTTAGGTAAAAGTCTACTTAATTGGGTTTCACTGACCGCCAGTTTGAACCAACTATCAACTTTAGGTGTGATCATTTTGATCTTCCTCTCCGGTATGGAGATCGACTTTGATCTATTTAAACCGCAAAAAAGCTTAAATGGTGCCCCACCGGCAAAGTGGTCTCCCTTAAAATTAGCGATCAGTAGTTACGCTAGTATTTTACTGGTCGCCGGTCTACTTGGTTGGTTGTTACAGCTTACCGGTCTGTTCAGCGATATTTTATTAGCCACAATTCTATTTTCCACTGTTGCACTAGGTGTTGTGATCGCGGCGTTAACCGAAAAGGAATTACTCAGCAAGGCGCTGGGACAAACGATTCTACTAACTGCTGCGCTAGGTGAAATCATTCCATTACTAGCTTTGACGGCATATGCTGCGTTAAACGGTGGCCATTCTGCACGTCTATGGTTAGTTTTATTGATCTTTCTTGCCGCAATTATTCTGTTAATGCGTTTTCGCAGTATCTATCGTTTCTTTGCTAAAATTGATAAAACGACCACGCAATTAGATATTCGTTTGGCCTTTTTCCTGATTTTCACCTTAGTGACGATTGCCGAACAGGTCGGTGCTGAAAATATTCTCGGTGCCTTTCTAGCAGGTATCGTAATGAAATTATTACAACCAAGCAAAGTCACGCGGGATAAATTAACTTCGATCGGTTATGGCTTCTTCATTCCGATTTTCTTCATTACTACAGGTGCCAAATTAAATCTACGCACCTTGCTGGCTGATCGTGACTCGCTGATTCTGATCCCAATTTTTTTCATTTGTTTCTTACTGGCCAAAGCAGTCCCTGTGCTGATCTTCCGGCAACGCTTTACCATGAAGAATGCGATTGCGAGTGGGTTTTTGACCTCAACTACGATTACCTTAGTTTTACCAACCTTGCAGGTAGCACAAAACTTACATGTGATTACCACGCAACAATCAGGTGCTTTTGTTTTAGCCGCCGTATTAACTTGTATTTTTTCACCAATTATTTTTAACCAACTTTACCAGCCAGAAAAGGAAGACTTGGTCAAAACACGAGTTACCTTTATTGGCACAAATATCCTAACGATCCCGGTTGCACAACGTTTATCGCAAGGTTGGTACGATATTCGCATGCTGACCGATCAGCCCAAAAATTACCGGACCTATAATAGTGAAGCTAACAACGTAACTTTACTACCAGATCTAACTGAAGCTACGCTACAAAAAGCCGATGCCTTTACTACCGATATTTTAGTACTCGGTCACCTCGATCATGACGTCAACGTTCGGCTAGCCACGACGGCCATCAAACAACAAGTGCCGCGGGTCATTGCTCGCTTTGAAGCCCGTGACGTCGCTGATGATCGTTACGATGTACTCGCCGAACAAGGGGTTGAGATCTATAATAGTTTTGACATCAACATCAGTATGCTGCGTGAAATGATCGAATCACCATCAACACTGAAATTATTGACCGATAACGACGCCGGCTTGTATGAAGTGACTGTGCACAACCGTCGCTTCGCCGGTCGCGAACTACAATCATTACCTTTCATTGAAAATATCACGATCAGTCGGATTTACCGCAACGGCCATTTTATCGCTCCACACGGTGATACTTTTATCGAACAAGACGATCACTTAATTTTCACTGGCGATAAAAGTGCAGTGCCAGAGATTCGCCGTTTGCTCGGCATTCGTAATTAA
- the ltrA gene encoding group II intron reverse transcriptase/maturase: MRKSQKTEQADRQRMIGLEDQRQTGARSIASGEGEKMSGTQFQALVLARNNLNLAYQRVVRNKGAAGVDGMTVDELKPYLKVHREELLAELANGTYKPAPVKQVSIPKPNGGTRKLGIPTVIDRLVQQAVAQVLSPIYEQIFANNSFGFRPQRSAHDAVQQVVQLDNAGYHYVVDLDLKAYFDTVNHDMLMKFLKQRISDRWVLRLIRRFLTSGTMNGQLFERSEKGTPQGGPISPLLANIYLNEFDQELARRGHEFVRYADDCNIFVKSPRAGQRVLASVTRFLEHELKLMLNQEKTQVVATNRMKFLGFTLGHTKGRAFPYPVWSAKQRVKQALRRLTKRNRGVSEDQIMAEIRQKMRGWLQYYSLGRMKRFITELDAWLRSRIRQYIWKQWKKAKTRENNLSGLGFTKDEAKLSANTRKGYWRTAHSKTLCRTLTNKELERRGLINLSQTLQQIQSA, from the coding sequence ATGCGAAAATCGCAGAAAACAGAACAAGCTGACCGCCAGCGGATGATAGGTCTGGAAGACCAAAGACAAACTGGGGCGCGTAGTATCGCCTCCGGTGAAGGAGAAAAGATGAGTGGCACTCAGTTTCAAGCATTAGTTTTGGCCCGCAACAACCTGAATTTGGCTTATCAACGTGTGGTTAGGAACAAAGGGGCGGCCGGAGTTGACGGTATGACCGTTGATGAATTGAAACCGTACCTGAAAGTACATCGCGAAGAATTACTCGCAGAATTGGCCAATGGGACTTATAAACCGGCACCAGTCAAGCAAGTCTCAATTCCAAAGCCCAACGGTGGAACGCGTAAGCTTGGCATTCCGACCGTGATCGACCGGCTAGTCCAGCAGGCCGTGGCCCAGGTCCTTTCGCCGATATATGAACAGATCTTCGCCAACAATAGTTTTGGTTTTCGACCCCAACGCAGTGCACATGACGCAGTTCAACAGGTCGTTCAGCTAGATAATGCGGGTTATCACTATGTGGTTGATCTGGATTTGAAGGCCTACTTCGATACGGTTAATCATGACATGCTTATGAAGTTTCTCAAGCAGCGAATTAGTGACCGCTGGGTACTACGGCTCATTCGCCGTTTTCTGACTAGTGGCACCATGAATGGGCAATTGTTTGAACGCAGTGAGAAAGGCACACCGCAAGGCGGGCCGATCTCGCCACTGTTAGCGAATATTTATCTCAACGAATTCGACCAAGAACTAGCTAGGCGCGGTCATGAATTTGTCCGTTACGCCGATGACTGCAATATCTTTGTTAAAAGTCCACGCGCGGGCCAACGAGTCCTCGCTAGTGTGACTCGTTTTCTCGAGCATGAGTTAAAACTCATGCTCAATCAGGAAAAGACACAAGTGGTCGCCACCAACAGAATGAAGTTCTTAGGGTTTACGTTGGGCCACACTAAAGGCAGGGCTTTTCCCTATCCGGTGTGGTCAGCGAAGCAGCGAGTTAAACAAGCATTGAGGCGGCTGACTAAGCGTAATCGTGGTGTATCCGAAGACCAAATAATGGCAGAGATTCGTCAAAAGATGCGCGGTTGGTTGCAGTATTACAGCTTGGGTAGAATGAAGCGGTTCATCACGGAATTAGATGCGTGGCTGCGGTCACGTATTCGCCAGTACATTTGGAAACAATGGAAGAAAGCCAAAACTAGAGAGAACAACTTGAGCGGATTAGGATTTACGAAAGATGAAGCTAAGCTATCCGCTAACACGCGTAAAGGGTACTGGCGGACAGCGCATAGTAAAACGCTGTGCCGTACCCTAACTAACAAAGAGCTGGAACGTCGTGGACTCATTAACTTGAGTCAGACGCTCCAGCAAATTCAGAGTGCTTAA
- the helD gene encoding RNA polymerase recycling motor HelD, whose amino-acid sequence MADTEKQREQARVDDVITKIKRTEAELESKIAAAKTDEKRINDNFYNDVRLNVGSYESMMDTALSIRQQQQMLNERNNSWRHSTQQLDVLQRLEKTPYFARIDFKETSAKAAETIYIGLSSFTDKQDHFLVYDWRAPISSIYYDGNLGRVTYQTPDGEQAVDITLKRQFLIADGEIKTMFDTQETIGDQMLMEVLGEQADTKMKSIVTTIQREQNQIIRDTSARLLFVQGAAGSGKTSAIMQRVAYLLYRYRGNLNSSQVIMFSPNQLFNDYVSNVLPELGEQNMVQLTYYQYAARRIPNLKVEDLFTQFEKNESAVDRRINQLKGSLAFFRATKKYANSLGKSGMRFRDVKLRNEVFIDHKRIEKTYYKYNSNYRLGNRLNATKEELLRYFGHRIDTEMKAKWVSEFIQNLDEEGMRKWYGNHPRNFENGDKEFRFLARRVVTSAFDSVRRGVIRNRFLNIKAQYIDFLRQIPQIINLKQFGLTEEEWQLNVNQVLAQLRQKQLATADVTPYLYLYDLMTGKHGDREIRYLFIDEIQDYTPYQLSFLKFSFPNARFTLLGDLNQAIFTQESSHSLLKELATMFKPEETRVVQLTQSYRSTQQITDFTKAILRNGEAVTAFNRQDALPNVLIAQTEERLLAAVQKQLAENTAAKRVTAIITKTLPESKDLYEKLRAQGEKVTLIRSENQRLAAGTIIVPSYLAKGLEFDAIIAWQVTAANYGADDQRQLLYTIASRAMHRLTILAQGELSPLLAEVPTAAYTLTKLD is encoded by the coding sequence ATGGCTGATACGGAAAAACAACGAGAACAAGCGCGTGTTGACGATGTGATCACGAAAATCAAACGAACGGAAGCGGAGTTAGAAAGTAAAATTGCCGCTGCTAAGACTGATGAAAAACGAATCAATGACAATTTTTACAACGATGTGCGGTTGAACGTTGGTTCATATGAATCGATGATGGATACCGCGTTATCCATTCGCCAGCAACAACAAATGCTGAATGAACGGAATAATAGTTGGCGCCACTCGACTCAACAATTGGACGTCTTACAACGATTAGAGAAGACCCCTTATTTTGCGCGGATCGACTTTAAGGAGACCAGTGCTAAGGCAGCAGAAACAATCTATATTGGCTTAAGTTCCTTTACCGATAAGCAGGATCATTTTCTGGTTTATGATTGGCGAGCACCGATCTCCTCGATCTACTACGATGGTAATTTAGGCCGCGTTACTTACCAAACACCGGATGGTGAACAGGCAGTTGATATCACCTTGAAGCGGCAATTTCTGATTGCTGATGGTGAGATCAAAACGATGTTTGATACTCAAGAAACCATTGGCGATCAAATGCTGATGGAAGTGTTAGGTGAGCAAGCGGACACGAAGATGAAGAGTATCGTGACTACGATCCAACGGGAACAGAACCAAATTATTCGTGATACCAGTGCGCGGCTATTATTTGTGCAGGGGGCTGCCGGTTCCGGTAAAACGTCAGCCATCATGCAACGGGTGGCGTATTTACTCTATCGTTATCGTGGCAATCTAAATTCTAGTCAAGTGATCATGTTCTCGCCGAACCAGTTATTTAATGATTATGTGTCCAACGTCTTGCCTGAACTCGGCGAACAGAACATGGTGCAGTTGACTTACTATCAATACGCGGCGCGGCGGATTCCTAATTTAAAAGTCGAGGACCTGTTCACCCAATTTGAAAAAAATGAATCAGCGGTCGATAGGCGGATCAATCAACTTAAAGGTAGCTTAGCCTTTTTCCGGGCAACTAAAAAGTATGCTAACAGTTTAGGTAAAAGTGGCATGCGTTTCCGCGATGTTAAGTTGCGCAATGAAGTGTTCATTGATCATAAACGGATCGAAAAAACTTACTACAAATACAATAGTAATTACCGCCTGGGCAATCGGTTGAATGCTACCAAAGAAGAGTTACTGCGTTATTTTGGTCATCGGATCGACACCGAAATGAAGGCTAAATGGGTCAGTGAATTCATTCAGAACTTGGATGAAGAAGGCATGCGCAAATGGTATGGCAATCATCCCCGCAATTTTGAAAACGGGGATAAAGAATTTCGTTTCTTGGCGCGGCGTGTGGTGACATCTGCTTTCGATAGTGTCCGGCGTGGCGTAATCCGCAATCGTTTCTTAAATATTAAAGCGCAGTATATTGACTTCTTGCGGCAAATTCCACAAATCATTAATTTGAAGCAATTCGGGTTGACTGAAGAAGAATGGCAACTAAATGTAAATCAAGTTTTAGCGCAGTTACGCCAAAAACAATTGGCAACCGCTGATGTTACACCATACCTTTATCTGTACGATTTAATGACGGGCAAACACGGTGATCGCGAGATTCGCTATCTGTTTATTGATGAAATTCAGGATTACACACCTTATCAATTAAGTTTCTTGAAATTCAGCTTCCCGAACGCGCGCTTTACTTTGTTAGGTGATCTGAATCAGGCTATTTTCACACAAGAAAGTAGTCACAGTTTACTGAAGGAGTTAGCAACGATGTTCAAACCGGAGGAAACGCGAGTCGTTCAGTTGACCCAATCTTATCGGTCAACACAGCAGATCACCGATTTTACCAAAGCCATTTTACGCAATGGTGAGGCAGTCACGGCCTTCAATCGCCAAGATGCTTTGCCGAATGTGCTGATCGCACAAACCGAGGAAAGATTACTCGCTGCAGTACAAAAACAATTAGCCGAGAATACTGCGGCTAAGCGTGTTACGGCAATCATTACCAAAACTTTACCTGAAAGCAAAGACCTATACGAAAAATTGCGGGCGCAAGGTGAAAAGGTAACTTTGATTCGTTCAGAAAATCAGCGTTTAGCTGCTGGAACGATTATCGTGCCTTCATATTTAGCCAAAGGTTTGGAATTTGATGCGATCATTGCTTGGCAAGTGACGGCTGCAAATTACGGTGCTGATGATCAACGGCAATTGCTGTACACGATTGCTTCACGCGCGATGCATCGCTTGACAATTCTGGCACAAGGTGAACTTTCGCCGCTATTGGCAGAAGTACCTACCGCTGCCTATACGTTGACCAAGTTAGACTGA
- a CDS encoding vitamin B12 independent methionine synthase, translating to MATAPYRFDQVGSLLRTAPLKQAHEQFKVGDIDAAELQKVQQAEIKKIVAKQVELGLHAVTDGEFSRSWWHLDFLWGLTGVDKYDYEKSYKFHGSKTRTDNVTLTGKVAYNPDHPFFAAFSYLQSLVPDGVVAKQTIPSPSMLFRDNRSDNAEKFYANHTDYLDDLATAYHKTLLRFYSLGCQYIQLDDTTWAFLIDRLNATKDDPAAHKEYEQMAEDIVYVVNKLLTNLPTDLTVTTHICRGNFRSTFLFSGGYDVVADYLGELNYDGLFLEYDNDRAGDFAPLAKIWNHEPKKRIVLGLVTSKFPELEDQATLIKRIHEAAHHVPLANLALSTQCGFASTEEGNQLTAEQQWAKLKLVITTAKQVWPEA from the coding sequence ATGGCAACAGCACCATATCGTTTTGATCAGGTTGGGAGTTTATTACGGACAGCACCACTTAAGCAGGCTCACGAGCAGTTTAAAGTAGGTGACATTGACGCAGCGGAATTACAAAAAGTTCAGCAAGCAGAGATCAAAAAAATTGTCGCTAAACAGGTAGAACTAGGCTTGCATGCAGTTACTGATGGTGAGTTTAGCCGTTCGTGGTGGCACCTTGACTTTTTATGGGGATTAACCGGCGTCGATAAATATGATTATGAAAAAAGTTACAAGTTCCACGGTAGTAAAACGCGGACGGATAACGTCACCTTGACTGGTAAAGTGGCTTACAATCCGGATCATCCGTTTTTTGCCGCATTTAGTTATTTGCAGTCATTAGTTCCTGATGGCGTAGTGGCTAAACAAACGATTCCGTCACCAAGCATGTTGTTCCGTGACAACCGCAGTGATAACGCGGAAAAATTCTATGCCAATCATACCGACTATTTAGATGATCTGGCTACCGCTTATCATAAAACTTTATTGCGTTTTTATTCATTAGGTTGTCAGTACATTCAATTAGATGACACCACCTGGGCCTTTTTGATCGATCGATTAAACGCCACTAAAGATGACCCGGCAGCACATAAGGAATATGAACAAATGGCAGAAGATATCGTGTACGTTGTCAATAAATTATTAACCAATTTGCCAACTGATTTAACGGTTACAACGCATATTTGTCGCGGTAATTTCCGTTCAACCTTCCTGTTTTCTGGCGGTTACGATGTTGTTGCCGATTATTTAGGCGAATTAAACTACGATGGTTTGTTCCTTGAATACGATAACGATCGTGCCGGTGACTTTGCGCCTTTGGCAAAAATCTGGAATCATGAACCGAAGAAACGGATCGTATTGGGCTTGGTGACTTCTAAATTTCCTGAATTAGAAGATCAAGCAACGTTGATCAAACGAATTCATGAAGCGGCACACCACGTACCGTTAGCTAATTTAGCGTTGTCGACGCAATGTGGTTTTGCCTCTACTGAAGAAGGTAATCAACTGACTGCAGAGCAACAGTGGGCTAAATTAAAGCTAGTTATCACGACCGCAAAACAAGTTTGGCCCGAAGCCTAA
- the thiM gene encoding hydroxyethylthiazole kinase, which translates to MQLSLLTQLRQQNPVVLNISNFVTVQDVANGLNAIGASPIMSEEVAEAEALVQMSGAVALNLGAFTQQQLTQIRQTGKLANQYHKPLIVDPVAIGAVAYRRTIATQLLQDFQVDIIRGNAGEIAALADVTWQAKGIDAGAGDGDLVAIAQAAAQKQHCVVILSGPTDVITDGQRVVQIQNGTPLFQLHVGSGDMLSSIVAAFAAVSAGDYFTAAQTACLVFASAGERVAAQLSQERPGTFAAQLIDELHLITTEAVVQIARYTVRKDE; encoded by the coding sequence ATGCAACTTTCATTATTAACACAATTGCGTCAGCAAAATCCAGTGGTGCTGAATATTTCTAACTTTGTGACTGTACAGGATGTCGCTAATGGATTGAATGCAATTGGCGCTTCACCGATCATGTCCGAGGAGGTCGCAGAGGCTGAGGCTTTGGTGCAAATGAGCGGCGCAGTAGCATTAAATTTAGGTGCTTTTACGCAGCAACAATTAACCCAGATACGGCAAACGGGTAAGTTGGCTAATCAATATCATAAGCCACTGATCGTGGATCCCGTTGCGATCGGCGCAGTGGCTTATCGGCGCACGATTGCCACCCAGTTATTGCAGGATTTTCAAGTCGATATTATTCGTGGTAATGCTGGTGAGATTGCAGCTCTTGCTGATGTAACGTGGCAGGCCAAAGGAATCGATGCTGGAGCCGGTGACGGTGATTTAGTTGCGATCGCGCAAGCAGCTGCACAGAAACAGCATTGTGTCGTGATCTTAAGTGGACCGACTGACGTGATAACGGATGGTCAGCGAGTCGTTCAAATTCAAAATGGCACGCCGTTATTTCAACTGCACGTGGGTTCCGGGGATATGCTGTCTAGCATTGTTGCTGCATTTGCGGCGGTAAGTGCTGGTGATTACTTTACAGCGGCGCAAACGGCTTGCTTAGTTTTTGCGAGTGCCGGTGAGCGTGTGGCGGCGCAGTTATCTCAGGAGCGACCAGGTACTTTTGCAGCGCAATTGATCGATGAACTACATTTGATCACCACGGAAGCGGTGGTGCAGATTGCACGCTATACGGTGAGAAAGGATGAATAG
- the rsgA gene encoding ribosome small subunit-dependent GTPase A → MLNFPNDSLNTAQIIFQSHDQYQVIFADRSVHQATLAGRMQLADTLPLIGDFVSGQVYDQDKFLITTLLPRQTLLTRASNQQDQAIAANVTTVFITMSLNADFSTNRVERYLTLVWDSGATPVIVLTKADLEPELLVQRQLELEAIAFGVPIITTTSTTPLVAREQLNAYLQPTTTAVFVGSSGVGKSTLLNILAAQQLQSTKAVRGGDDKGRHTTTARQLFYLPNGAALIDSPGIRGVGVASSTTTATAQSFPDITSLAQQCRFNDCQHEQEPGCAVQAAIANGELSAQRLADYRRLLRETEYSTMNSRQITAAKIKRMVGNKKNLRRR, encoded by the coding sequence ATGCTTAATTTTCCCAACGATTCATTAAATACTGCCCAAATTATTTTTCAAAGTCACGATCAATATCAAGTGATTTTTGCTGACCGTAGTGTGCACCAAGCCACCTTAGCTGGACGGATGCAGCTCGCTGATACGTTACCGCTAATTGGTGATTTTGTCAGCGGTCAAGTCTATGATCAAGATAAATTTTTGATCACTACTTTACTGCCACGACAAACCTTACTAACACGAGCGAGTAACCAACAAGATCAAGCGATTGCTGCCAACGTGACGACGGTTTTTATTACAATGTCGCTCAACGCCGACTTCAGTACTAACCGTGTCGAACGTTACCTGACCTTAGTCTGGGATAGTGGGGCAACGCCAGTGATCGTCTTGACTAAAGCTGATTTAGAACCTGAATTATTGGTCCAACGTCAGCTCGAATTAGAAGCGATTGCTTTTGGTGTACCAATCATTACCACGACTAGTACGACACCATTAGTAGCACGTGAACAATTGAATGCCTATCTACAACCAACGACCACCGCCGTTTTTGTTGGTTCTTCTGGTGTTGGTAAATCGACCCTGCTCAATATCCTCGCCGCGCAACAGCTACAAAGTACCAAAGCAGTCCGTGGTGGCGATGACAAAGGTCGGCACACAACGACTGCACGGCAGCTTTTCTATTTGCCTAACGGTGCGGCGTTGATCGATTCACCAGGAATCCGTGGTGTTGGTGTCGCCAGCAGTACTACCACTGCCACCGCGCAAAGTTTTCCTGACATTACTAGTTTAGCGCAGCAATGTCGCTTCAACGATTGCCAGCACGAACAAGAACCTGGTTGCGCAGTACAGGCTGCGATCGCCAACGGTGAATTAAGTGCCCAGCGTTTAGCTGATTATCGGCGATTATTGCGTGAAACTGAATATTCAACGATGAATAGCCGCCAGATAACGGCCGCTAAAATTAAGCGGATGGTCGGTAACAAGAAAAACTTACGCCGTCGTTAA
- a CDS encoding VTT domain-containing protein — MLHTILYGLTHLEVLLLPIFQYFGRWSYAILFLMIFAETGLVIFPFLPGESIIFISSTLAARHGFFLDIWLLSLTFFFAALIGDTVNFEIGRHLGRWKFFKRHIRVDRLQNATDFFVRHGGKTVIFGRFVPMIRTFVPLIAGMFKMTHPRFALYNFLGVALWVSAGSLLGYYLGALPFVQAHFSLILLSIVIVALLPSVSVGLYNFIKSKFI; from the coding sequence ATGTTGCACACCATCCTTTATGGGCTAACCCATTTAGAAGTGTTATTATTACCGATTTTTCAATATTTTGGTCGCTGGAGTTACGCTATTTTATTCTTAATGATCTTCGCCGAAACTGGCTTAGTAATTTTCCCCTTTTTACCTGGTGAATCAATTATTTTTATTAGCAGCACGCTAGCGGCACGACATGGTTTTTTTCTGGATATCTGGTTGTTGAGCCTAACTTTTTTCTTTGCTGCTTTGATCGGCGACACGGTTAATTTTGAAATTGGTCGTCATTTAGGTCGCTGGAAGTTTTTCAAACGTCACATTCGGGTCGATCGTTTGCAAAACGCAACCGATTTTTTTGTGCGTCATGGTGGTAAAACAGTGATTTTTGGCCGTTTCGTCCCAATGATTCGCACATTCGTCCCTTTGATCGCAGGCATGTTTAAAATGACGCATCCGCGGTTTGCGCTTTACAACTTTCTCGGCGTTGCGCTATGGGTCAGTGCTGGTAGCTTACTAGGCTATTACCTTGGTGCGTTACCATTTGTTCAAGCCCATTTTTCGTTGATTTTATTAAGTATCGTTATCGTAGCCCTCTTGCCAAGTGTTAGTGTTGGTTTATATAATTTCATCAAAAGTAAATTTATTTAG
- the thiD gene encoding bifunctional hydroxymethylpyrimidine kinase/phosphomethylpyrimidine kinase — protein MTEINAFPQTLTIAGTDSGGGAGIMADIKTMQERHTFAAAVVVAVTAQNTLGVQDFMALPTKLIDEQFASLAADLKISACKTGMLADAEHVKIVAANLRKYDFGPLTVDPVMIAKGGAPLLAADAIDSVKQLLLPLATLVTPNLPEAQRLTGMTISNAAETEAAAHYLQQLGAKNVLIKGGHADQSEVRDFALLASGDSFWVSAPRVATKRTHGTGDTLSSCITAELAKGKTMAQAIRLAKKFVAAAIAETIQVGHGHGPLNHWAYRGAEAWD, from the coding sequence ATGACAGAAATTAATGCATTTCCACAAACCTTGACGATCGCCGGGACTGATTCCGGTGGTGGTGCGGGTATTATGGCGGATATCAAAACAATGCAAGAACGGCATACATTTGCGGCAGCAGTTGTGGTCGCAGTTACGGCGCAGAATACTTTAGGTGTACAGGACTTTATGGCGTTACCTACTAAATTGATCGATGAACAATTTGCTTCATTGGCGGCGGATTTAAAAATTAGTGCATGCAAAACAGGCATGCTGGCTGATGCTGAACACGTTAAAATTGTCGCTGCTAATTTGCGTAAGTATGATTTTGGTCCGTTGACGGTTGATCCAGTGATGATTGCTAAAGGCGGGGCACCACTATTAGCAGCGGATGCAATTGACAGTGTTAAGCAATTATTATTGCCGTTGGCGACATTAGTAACGCCCAACCTACCGGAAGCACAACGTTTGACGGGGATGACGATCTCTAACGCGGCCGAAACGGAAGCAGCAGCGCACTATTTACAACAATTAGGCGCTAAAAATGTTTTGATCAAAGGTGGTCACGCTGACCAAAGTGAAGTTCGTGATTTTGCATTATTGGCGTCAGGGGATTCGTTCTGGGTCAGCGCACCACGTGTGGCGACAAAGCGAACGCATGGTACTGGTGATACGTTATCATCCTGCATTACTGCGGAATTGGCAAAAGGAAAAACAATGGCACAAGCAATTCGGCTGGCAAAAAAATTTGTGGCTGCGGCAATTGCAGAGACAATTCAAGTTGGCCATGGTCACGGGCCGCTTAATCATTGGGCTTATCGGGGGGCAGAAGCATGGGATTAA